One genomic window of Methanospirillum lacunae includes the following:
- a CDS encoding 4Fe-4S binding protein — translation MKRQQMRKALILLLFTSIPATLFYVSPIILLMGTSEGIATGSMILFIITFLSSLILGRFWCGWLCPMGGFQELCEGIQDKPVSGGRLNLIKYGVWVFWVILIISTLLSAGGIHSVNIFYSTTSGVSLTEPISYLVYFIIFGGIFLFAIISGKRGFCHYICPTCVLLIIGRKVRNLFRWPALHLSGDNNLCTGCSRCSTVCPMGLDVKEMVEKGQMENTECILCASCSDICPKNAITYDFRN, via the coding sequence ATGAAACGCCAACAGATGCGGAAGGCATTGATTCTTCTGCTTTTTACAAGCATACCGGCAACTCTGTTCTATGTATCGCCAATCATCCTCTTGATGGGCACATCTGAAGGGATAGCCACCGGGAGCATGATCCTGTTTATCATAACATTTCTGTCTTCACTGATCCTCGGCAGGTTCTGGTGCGGTTGGCTCTGCCCCATGGGTGGATTTCAGGAACTTTGTGAAGGAATACAGGATAAACCGGTTAGCGGAGGACGACTCAACCTCATCAAATACGGTGTATGGGTGTTCTGGGTTATCCTGATTATTTCCACACTACTCTCTGCAGGAGGTATCCATTCAGTAAATATCTTCTACAGTACAACCTCCGGAGTCTCCCTCACCGAACCGATCTCGTATCTGGTCTACTTCATAATCTTTGGCGGCATTTTTCTGTTTGCCATAATATCAGGAAAGAGGGGTTTCTGTCATTACATCTGCCCTACCTGTGTCTTATTAATCATTGGTAGAAAGGTCCGCAATCTCTTCAGATGGCCTGCCCTTCATTTATCAGGTGATAATAATCTCTGCACCGGATGTAGCCGGTGTTCCACGGTATGTCCGATGGGACTGGACGTTAAAGAGATGGTGGAAAAGGGGCAGATGGAAAATACCGAATGTATTCTCTGCGCCTCATGCTCTGATATCTGCCCTAAAAATGCGATTACGTATGACTTCAGGAATTAA
- a CDS encoding MarR family winged helix-turn-helix transcriptional regulator: MKSLSEGGILISQVHQLAGRVFARKLREHGLEAINPAQGRILFALWKGDGIPISELASRTKLQKSTLTSMLDRLEQDKLITRNPSEKDRRVILIFLARDHEIIRDLFLQVSCEMIDEFYAGFSPDEIMEFEEKLRRIIRNLQGEDGFAENNPA; this comes from the coding sequence ATGAAGTCACTCTCTGAAGGCGGGATTCTGATCTCTCAGGTTCATCAGCTTGCCGGGCGGGTATTTGCCCGCAAACTTCGCGAACATGGGCTCGAGGCGATTAACCCGGCACAAGGAAGAATATTGTTTGCCCTCTGGAAGGGTGATGGTATTCCGATTAGCGAACTTGCAAGCAGGACCAAACTGCAAAAGTCCACCCTGACAAGTATGCTTGATCGGCTCGAACAGGATAAACTGATTACCAGAAATCCTTCTGAAAAAGATAGGCGTGTCATTCTCATCTTCCTTGCACGGGATCATGAGATCATCAGAGATCTCTTCCTTCAGGTATCATGCGAGATGATTGATGAGTTTTACGCTGGATTCTCTCCTGATGAGATCATGGAATTTGAGGAGAAACTCAGGCGAATCATTAGAAATCTTCAGGGTGAGGATGGTTTCGCAGAAAATAATCCTGCTTAA
- a CDS encoding pyridoxamine 5'-phosphate oxidase family protein — MDQMTGHDRAITLMSEAKATVLTTIDEQGWPSTRAMLNLRNMETYPDLAPVFDSHQNDLLVYFTTNTSSGKVSQIKNNEKASVYYCDPLTWRGLMLGGVISVVSDPAIKEKIWQKDWTMYYPGGVFDPDYSILCLVPRVAKYYEYLDSVSWNPSDSQ; from the coding sequence ATGGATCAAATGACTGGGCATGATCGTGCCATAACTTTGATGTCTGAAGCTAAAGCAACTGTTCTAACCACTATCGATGAACAGGGCTGGCCAAGTACCAGGGCAATGCTCAATCTGCGAAACATGGAAACTTATCCTGATCTTGCCCCTGTTTTTGATTCTCACCAGAACGATCTTCTGGTTTACTTTACCACCAATACTTCTTCTGGGAAAGTAAGTCAGATTAAGAATAATGAAAAAGCTTCAGTTTATTATTGCGATCCCCTGACATGGCGTGGTCTGATGCTTGGTGGAGTAATATCTGTAGTTTCTGATCCTGCAATAAAAGAGAAGATCTGGCAGAAGGACTGGACGATGTACTACCCTGGTGGAGTTTTTGATCCAGATTACTCAATACTCTGTCTTGTACCACGGGTCGCAAAGTACTATGAATATCTTGATTCTGTATCCTGGAATCCTTCAGATAGCCAATGA
- a CDS encoding MarR family winged helix-turn-helix transcriptional regulator: MDLGELFLQFIEQYHEVLREADAEEMKATGLPDITIHQFFYLREIRRQEQTTLTELALSLQVTKPSATAAVTRLIKDGFVSRTQSTLDQRKFHLSLTKQGQQIFIHKERAYKQFIQQVERRATEEQRATLAEAFKIMISSFPEKDHNLI, from the coding sequence ATGGATCTCGGAGAGTTGTTTCTCCAATTTATTGAACAATACCATGAAGTTCTCCGCGAAGCTGATGCGGAAGAGATGAAAGCAACGGGCCTGCCAGATATCACAATTCACCAGTTTTTTTATCTCAGGGAGATCCGTCGTCAGGAACAGACAACGCTTACTGAGCTTGCCCTTTCACTTCAGGTAACAAAACCATCTGCGACAGCTGCAGTCACAAGGTTGATCAAAGATGGTTTCGTATCACGGACTCAGTCAACCTTAGACCAGCGAAAGTTCCATCTTTCCCTCACCAAACAGGGACAACAGATATTTATTCACAAAGAGAGGGCATACAAACAGTTCATCCAACAGGTAGAACGTCGGGCGACAGAAGAGCAGAGGGCAACCCTGGCCGAAGCATTCAAAATTATGATATCCAGTTTTCCGGAAAAAGATCATAACCTAATATAA
- a CDS encoding carboxymuconolactone decarboxylase family protein, which produces MEQKQVETGFKKLSEIDGRAGEEVYERLQKISPFMADYLLGSFGEICSITDIDNKTREVAVIGACTALGYAIPQLKVHIHAGLNVGLTKEEILAIINTMSAYAGFPATLNALYAAEEVFKDEGI; this is translated from the coding sequence ATGGAACAGAAACAGGTAGAGACAGGTTTTAAAAAACTTTCAGAAATCGATGGACGAGCAGGAGAAGAAGTCTACGAGCGATTGCAGAAGATATCACCATTTATGGCAGATTATCTGCTTGGATCATTCGGAGAAATCTGTTCTATCACGGATATTGATAACAAAACAAGGGAGGTAGCAGTTATCGGGGCATGTACAGCTCTCGGCTATGCTATCCCACAATTAAAAGTTCACATCCATGCAGGACTTAATGTAGGTCTCACAAAAGAGGAAATTTTGGCAATCATTAACACGATGAGTGCATATGCAGGGTTTCCTGCCACCCTTAATGCATTGTATGCTGCCGAAGAGGTTTTTAAAGATGAAGGCATCTGA
- a CDS encoding class I SAM-dependent methyltransferase gives MTLTILLILLILILLLSCLAWRFASRRTALPCPVWMRWLLDPSSGKGVSSRTRRTITNLSLKPGMQVLDAGCGPGRLSIPLAAAVGPDGTVTAMDLQDGMLDIVRERADKNKIFNISFIQGGIGNIDLPSEKYDRAVLITVLGEIPNRETAMESLFKTLKQGGLLLVEETIRDPHFQSRSTVTELAEGVGFRVKEFSGNRFSYTIILEKPVDS, from the coding sequence ATGACCCTGACAATCCTCCTGATCCTTCTCATCTTGATTCTTCTCCTCTCGTGTCTTGCCTGGAGGTTCGCATCCCGGCGAACTGCACTTCCCTGTCCGGTGTGGATGAGGTGGCTTCTTGATCCTTCATCAGGAAAAGGAGTGAGTTCCCGGACCCGGAGAACAATAACAAATCTGTCTCTCAAACCTGGTATGCAGGTGCTTGATGCCGGTTGCGGTCCTGGGAGACTCTCAATTCCACTGGCAGCAGCAGTCGGACCTGATGGAACTGTCACCGCAATGGACCTTCAGGATGGGATGCTTGACATAGTCCGTGAACGTGCAGACAAAAATAAAATCTTCAATATATCCTTCATTCAGGGGGGAATAGGCAACATCGACCTTCCATCTGAAAAATATGATCGGGCTGTACTGATTACTGTCCTTGGAGAGATCCCAAACCGGGAAACTGCGATGGAAAGCCTTTTCAAAACGTTAAAGCAAGGCGGTCTCCTCCTTGTAGAGGAGACGATCCGGGATCCACATTTTCAGTCACGCTCCACTGTAACAGAGCTTGCAGAGGGTGTAGGATTCAGGGTGAAAGAATTTTCTGGAAACCGGTTTTCATATACAATAATTCTTGAAAAGCCGGTGGACTCCTGA
- a CDS encoding PAS domain S-box protein → MSIHSKKYLYSIVHGVTEKNIIQRRLAESEEQYRSLVETSRFGVIITHIMGIIYANQASLTILGIKSLDPVKSLLLSELVTQDSKKYLSILFDKTVEKDQSVSGFQVIRPDGTIRTLEIRSSPISVKGEICIQNSFFDVIKRKELENAISLTNKKLNLISNLIRHDVLNKLSALDISFDLLRDQSS, encoded by the coding sequence ATCTCAATTCATTCGAAGAAATATCTTTACTCTATTGTTCATGGCGTAACAGAAAAAAATATTATCCAGCGCAGGCTTGCAGAAAGCGAAGAACAGTATCGCTCTCTTGTTGAAACATCAAGGTTTGGAGTAATAATTACTCATATCATGGGAATCATTTATGCAAATCAGGCATCACTCACAATACTTGGGATTAAATCCCTAGATCCTGTAAAATCCCTGTTATTATCAGAACTAGTAACACAGGATTCAAAAAAATATTTATCAATTTTATTTGATAAAACAGTAGAAAAGGATCAATCGGTATCAGGATTTCAAGTTATAAGGCCGGATGGGACTATAAGGACCCTGGAGATACGATCTTCCCCCATATCTGTTAAGGGTGAAATCTGTATCCAGAACTCCTTTTTCGATGTTATTAAACGGAAAGAACTTGAAAATGCAATTTCATTGACAAATAAAAAGTTAAACCTGATATCAAACCTCATCCGTCATGATGTCTTGAATAAACTTTCAGCACTTGATATTTCGTTTGATCTTCTGAGAGATCAGAGTTCGTAG
- a CDS encoding PAS domain-containing protein, with product MNPDDISQLDILNFLPDPVFAVNKDHRVIVWNRAMEILTGNSANEVLGRGNIFTSLSIYGFNRPTLIDYILTEDPEIIRMYNPFSRNGDVVEAEITYEKSGSKERVLWGKASLLRSGNGDVIGAIETIRDIFSQKQLECDLRDNEERYKSLFTNDHSVMLIINQESGEIVDANPYACRYYGYSHTDIVRMNITDINQFTRDEIFREMNQAIIEKRNFFEFKHKLTSGEIRDVEVF from the coding sequence ATGAATCCTGATGATATCTCACAACTTGATATCCTGAATTTCCTTCCTGATCCTGTCTTTGCAGTAAATAAAGATCACAGGGTTATTGTATGGAACAGAGCAATGGAGATTCTGACAGGGAATTCTGCTAATGAAGTACTGGGAAGAGGCAATATCTTTACTTCATTGTCAATTTATGGATTCAACAGGCCGACACTGATTGATTATATCCTCACCGAAGATCCTGAAATAATCAGGATGTACAACCCTTTCTCCCGGAATGGTGATGTGGTTGAAGCTGAAATCACCTATGAGAAATCAGGTTCAAAAGAAAGGGTTCTCTGGGGAAAAGCCTCTCTTCTACGGTCAGGGAATGGTGACGTTATTGGTGCCATTGAAACCATTCGGGATATTTTCAGCCAGAAACAGTTGGAATGTGACCTTCGGGATAATGAAGAGCGATACAAAAGTCTTTTCACGAACGACCATTCTGTGATGCTCATCATTAATCAGGAAAGTGGGGAGATCGTTGATGCAAATCCGTATGCATGCCGGTATTATGGATATTCTCACACTGATATTGTCAGGATGAACATAACTGATATTAATCAGTTTACAAGGGATGAAATCTTTCGTGAGATGAACCAGGCAATTATTGAGAAACGAAATTTCTTTGAATTTAAACATAAACTTACCTCTGGGGAAATTCGAGATGTTGAAGTTTTTTAA
- a CDS encoding MFS transporter: MSQLRQIGQLTLAHLVNDIYAPVLMALQPVLITMYGYSYFQAALLPVTHSLVSSLLQPVFGHLADTRGLRVSVGLSIMLSGIGISLLGFIPDQYMVMLMCVLISAVGHASFHPGALCKVSALATGQSRGRLTSFFVVGGNMGMALGPIIAGIVLTSGGIPMVTILIIPAMLAAAVLYVKPIPDVCPAVKEKSEPGGEDWNPVKLLFAGSTLRAWVTFGAMTYFPTFLVLQGYPLIEATTLVSLMLVAGVIGQISGGILSDRIGRKKVVVITTVASIPPFVGILMTHGFVLILCMLLFGYLLWASFAVTIAMAHEQVPSQIGLISGLFLGIAMGAGGIGVSISGAIADQIGLMATLAVFPVLLVAASILFMMVKSPRLKKSPE; encoded by the coding sequence ATGAGTCAACTCAGACAAATTGGTCAGTTGACCCTGGCACATCTGGTAAATGACATTTATGCCCCTGTTCTCATGGCGCTTCAGCCTGTGCTGATCACGATGTACGGGTATAGTTATTTCCAGGCAGCCCTTCTTCCCGTAACTCATAGTCTTGTCTCGTCACTTCTTCAGCCTGTCTTCGGACATCTTGCTGATACCAGGGGACTTCGGGTGAGCGTCGGGCTCTCAATTATGCTTTCAGGAATCGGTATCTCACTACTTGGATTCATCCCTGATCAGTATATGGTCATGCTCATGTGTGTACTCATATCTGCTGTGGGACATGCAAGTTTCCATCCCGGAGCACTTTGTAAAGTCTCTGCTCTTGCCACCGGTCAGTCCCGTGGCCGGTTGACCTCCTTTTTTGTGGTTGGTGGAAATATGGGCATGGCACTTGGCCCCATCATTGCCGGTATAGTACTCACCTCAGGAGGAATTCCTATGGTGACAATACTGATTATTCCTGCAATGTTAGCTGCAGCAGTCCTTTATGTCAAACCAATTCCAGATGTCTGCCCGGCTGTAAAAGAGAAGAGTGAACCCGGTGGAGAAGACTGGAACCCGGTAAAATTGCTCTTTGCAGGCTCAACACTGCGAGCCTGGGTCACATTCGGGGCAATGACCTACTTCCCGACCTTTCTTGTCCTCCAGGGTTATCCCCTTATCGAGGCAACAACCCTTGTCAGTCTCATGTTGGTGGCTGGTGTTATTGGTCAGATAAGTGGTGGAATTCTATCAGACCGGATTGGAAGAAAGAAAGTAGTTGTGATCACAACGGTTGCATCCATCCCCCCGTTTGTCGGGATCCTGATGACCCATGGTTTTGTGCTGATTCTTTGCATGTTGTTATTCGGATATTTACTCTGGGCCTCATTCGCTGTAACCATAGCAATGGCCCATGAACAGGTCCCCTCGCAGATTGGACTCATATCTGGATTATTCCTTGGTATCGCCATGGGTGCAGGTGGAATAGGCGTATCTATTTCCGGAGCGATTGCAGATCAGATCGGTCTGATGGCGACCCTGGCGGTCTTCCCGGTGCTTCTTGTAGCTGCCAGTATACTCTTTATGATGGTCAAATCACCAAGGCTAAAAAAATCTCCTGAATAA
- a CDS encoding MarR family winged helix-turn-helix transcriptional regulator, with product MNKLNESESIPRKFGVDVPLYPSEIHTLQVIGDHPQANVRTVAEHLGITPGAASQMISKLSKRELVTKVRGLKNEKEVHLELTPSGITAYQAHETIHEMVFQKIVERIGPLSSDQNTFLEHVLHAVESVYDERIETVRNEMKEQKTRKEGEI from the coding sequence ATGAACAAATTAAACGAATCTGAAAGTATCCCCCGCAAATTTGGTGTTGATGTCCCGTTATATCCGTCTGAGATCCATACTCTTCAGGTCATTGGCGATCATCCACAAGCCAATGTAAGAACTGTCGCAGAGCATCTCGGGATCACCCCTGGAGCAGCGTCCCAGATGATAAGCAAACTCTCGAAAAGGGAACTTGTTACAAAGGTCCGTGGACTCAAGAACGAGAAAGAGGTTCACCTCGAACTGACTCCTTCGGGTATTACTGCATATCAAGCACATGAGACGATCCATGAGATGGTGTTTCAAAAGATTGTTGAAAGGATTGGGCCTCTATCTTCAGACCAAAATACGTTTCTTGAACATGTTCTCCATGCTGTGGAGTCTGTCTATGATGAGCGAATAGAAACAGTGAGAAATGAGATGAAAGAACAGAAAACCCGTAAAGAGGGAGAGATATGA
- a CDS encoding BMP family lipoprotein encodes MKLESLIILLCLFTAFICIPVVGESNTKPLVDVIYSGGKGDHSFIDSVYRGLTKALEKYSFTTQEYSIMNASVDPVPQLNGPEGEPPAMVLLVGNPLSGMAQGIADSYPTLPVVALDSDPLQGNNTKTVIFPMYGSSYLAGIIAANETRTGKVAVIAGRDNAPMNEFIQGFSNGAAQSGKDVSVATAYVADDNSGYWSPDKAKEIARNLSANGTDVIFTVAGGSGIGVIEHAKNTSGLKVIGVDSDQSVLGPDVVVASVLKNLDQIVYNEISSVIEGNFTPGVEMSGPEDNGSGIVFNPNFGNLSSLIRDRVKEAAQAEDRYRS; translated from the coding sequence ATGAAATTAGAATCTTTGATAATCCTACTCTGTCTTTTCACTGCTTTTATCTGCATACCTGTCGTGGGAGAATCCAACACGAAGCCGCTTGTAGATGTCATCTACTCTGGAGGAAAGGGTGATCACTCTTTCATTGACAGTGTATATCGAGGGCTCACTAAGGCTTTGGAAAAGTACTCGTTTACTACACAGGAGTATTCTATCATGAATGCCTCTGTTGATCCTGTTCCACAACTCAATGGACCTGAAGGGGAGCCACCGGCAATGGTCTTGTTGGTTGGAAATCCGCTCTCTGGTATGGCACAGGGAATAGCGGATTCCTATCCTACTCTGCCGGTTGTAGCACTTGACAGCGATCCGCTTCAGGGTAATAATACAAAAACCGTCATTTTTCCAATGTATGGGTCTAGTTATCTGGCAGGTATCATCGCTGCTAATGAGACCCGAACCGGAAAGGTAGCAGTGATAGCAGGAAGGGACAATGCACCTATGAACGAGTTTATTCAGGGCTTTTCTAATGGTGCAGCCCAGTCTGGAAAAGATGTATCGGTAGCCACTGCCTATGTCGCTGACGATAATTCCGGATATTGGAGCCCGGACAAAGCGAAAGAAATCGCGAGAAATTTATCCGCGAATGGGACTGATGTTATCTTTACGGTGGCAGGTGGATCAGGAATAGGTGTAATAGAGCATGCCAAAAACACATCTGGTCTCAAGGTCATCGGAGTTGATTCTGATCAGTCAGTTCTTGGTCCTGATGTTGTTGTCGCATCAGTGCTGAAAAATCTTGACCAGATTGTTTACAACGAGATCTCTTCAGTTATTGAAGGTAACTTTACACCCGGGGTAGAAATGTCAGGACCTGAAGATAATGGGTCTGGTATAGTTTTTAACCCGAACTTTGGCAACCTGTCATCACTAATTAGAGACCGGGTTAAAGAGGCAGCCCAGGCCGAAGATCGGTATAGATCGTGA
- a CDS encoding histone family protein encodes MADLPIAAVTRIAKNNGAERVGSDAAEALVKMAEDYIAQLAREANKLAQHAGRKTIKEEDVEMASQSL; translated from the coding sequence ATGGCAGACTTACCAATTGCAGCAGTAACCAGAATCGCTAAGAATAACGGTGCAGAACGTGTCGGTAGCGATGCAGCAGAGGCACTCGTTAAGATGGCAGAAGACTACATCGCACAGCTTGCCCGTGAAGCAAACAAACTTGCTCAGCATGCTGGACGTAAGACCATCAAGGAAGAAGATGTAGAGATGGCTTCCCAGTCCCTCTAA
- a CDS encoding C1 family peptidase: MISFRTIASIITIVLILFLCLPSIPVLGAFPDDKSAWLDSGPENEYNSGSSPSNGIYTTSINSSHLPLPGSDREREKHAPGLLHRENNRSVPSTTSPLTIPPVLPRTFDWRTNNGDWTTPVKDQGEECGSCWAYAAVGLLESHMKIIQHNPTLTPDLSEQYLISCDEDDDGCDGGDFETALAYLVDTPGPDGKIGTVNESVYPVDITDDSCADLGNATRYKAGHWAYVNSSGEGDPEISIPPVGELKAAIYLKGPIATGVDDDDAFDDYQGGIYSSTAPPPEETTNHAVILVGWGYENGNEYFIGKNSFGTEWGEDGWFRIAVNSSRIGEGAVYLDEE, from the coding sequence ATGATTTCATTCAGGACAATCGCCTCGATCATAACTATTGTCCTAATTTTATTTCTTTGCCTGCCATCCATCCCTGTTTTAGGAGCATTTCCTGATGATAAGAGTGCATGGCTGGACAGCGGGCCTGAAAATGAGTATAACTCCGGGAGTTCTCCATCAAACGGGATATACACAACATCGATAAATTCCTCTCACCTTCCTCTTCCTGGATCAGATAGAGAAAGAGAGAAACATGCACCAGGCCTTCTGCATCGTGAGAATAACCGATCGGTCCCATCTACCACTTCTCCACTTACTATTCCTCCAGTCCTTCCCCGGACATTTGACTGGCGTACTAATAATGGGGACTGGACAACTCCGGTCAAGGATCAAGGGGAAGAGTGTGGAAGCTGCTGGGCATATGCCGCAGTCGGGCTTCTTGAATCTCATATGAAGATTATTCAGCACAATCCAACCCTCACTCCAGATCTCTCTGAACAATATCTGATCTCCTGTGATGAGGATGATGATGGATGTGATGGTGGTGACTTTGAGACTGCACTGGCCTATCTTGTGGATACACCCGGTCCTGATGGAAAAATTGGCACGGTCAACGAATCTGTGTATCCTGTTGACATTACTGATGATTCCTGTGCTGATCTTGGGAATGCAACGCGGTACAAAGCCGGACATTGGGCATATGTCAATTCTTCTGGCGAGGGTGATCCTGAAATTTCCATCCCTCCAGTAGGCGAGTTGAAAGCTGCAATCTATCTCAAAGGGCCTATTGCAACGGGTGTTGATGATGATGATGCCTTTGATGATTATCAAGGAGGAATTTATTCAAGTACTGCCCCACCCCCGGAAGAGACAACGAATCATGCTGTAATCCTTGTTGGATGGGGCTATGAAAATGGGAATGAGTACTTCATTGGGAAGAATAGTTTTGGAACTGAGTGGGGCGAAGATGGCTGGTTCAGGATAGCTGTGAACTCGTCCAGGATTGGTGAAGGAGCTGTGTATCTTGACGAAGAATAG
- a CDS encoding ATP-binding cassette domain-containing protein, with amino-acid sequence MNIYHPVPDKKYQDSTYLWRERLTGTARISGLDHTNVQEDARIIRIEHLSKVFSGKREVRAVDDISCSIMTGEIFGLLGPNGAGKSTLIRILTTLLTPSSGTAFIGPYDVTKDPEAVRRIIGVCPQNGTLDLDLTAYENLSFYGKLQGIGDATLKERINELLEMAHLTDRAHTPVQTFSGGMRRKLEIVRAFIHHPLILFLDEPTIGLDPDSRRQVWQQITLLNQEHTTVILTTHYMDEAEKLCNRIAFVEGGRLVALDTPEKLKQSLPAGDLIGISTGTVVPGQEMLTTIRNLSGVISVSTIGSNIQIAAMGGSTLLPAIIGIIEGASLPITSITIRSPSLEDVFIELTGRYLDTTDSGAGRLHS; translated from the coding sequence ATGAATATATATCATCCGGTTCCAGATAAGAAGTATCAGGATTCAACATATTTATGGAGGGAGAGGTTGACCGGGACTGCCAGGATATCAGGTTTAGATCACACAAACGTTCAGGAGGATGCCAGGATCATACGGATTGAACACCTGAGCAAAGTTTTTAGTGGAAAACGGGAAGTTCGGGCTGTAGACGATATCTCCTGTTCCATCATGACTGGTGAGATATTCGGACTCCTCGGTCCCAACGGGGCAGGAAAAAGCACATTGATAAGAATCCTCACTACTCTCCTGACTCCATCCTCTGGTACTGCATTCATCGGACCATATGATGTCACAAAAGATCCAGAAGCAGTTCGGAGGATCATCGGAGTCTGCCCCCAGAACGGGACCCTGGATCTTGATTTGACAGCCTATGAAAACCTCTCCTTTTATGGAAAGTTACAAGGAATAGGTGATGCTACCCTCAAAGAACGAATCAATGAACTCCTGGAAATGGCTCATCTCACAGACAGGGCTCATACACCGGTTCAGACTTTTTCAGGAGGAATGAGAAGAAAACTTGAGATAGTCAGGGCGTTTATTCATCATCCTCTCATCCTCTTTCTTGATGAACCAACTATCGGACTCGATCCGGATTCCAGAAGACAGGTTTGGCAACAGATCACCCTTCTAAACCAGGAGCATACAACAGTTATTCTCACCACCCATTATATGGACGAGGCTGAAAAACTTTGTAACAGGATTGCATTTGTAGAGGGAGGGCGGCTGGTCGCTCTCGATACTCCGGAAAAACTCAAACAATCACTACCTGCAGGAGACCTGATAGGAATATCAACCGGAACAGTCGTCCCAGGACAGGAGATGCTTACAACAATCCGCAATCTCTCAGGAGTCATTTCTGTTTCCACAATAGGATCTAATATTCAGATCGCTGCAATGGGAGGAAGTACTCTCCTTCCCGCCATAATCGGGATCATTGAAGGAGCATCACTTCCCATAACCTCGATAACTATCCGGTCGCCTTCACTTGAAGATGTTTTTATCGAACTGACCGGCAGGTATCTTGATACAACTGATTCAGGAGCCGGGAGGCTGCACTCATGA
- a CDS encoding ABC transporter permease — protein sequence MIRGAYAIFERDIRKFLRSPFFIFMTLIFPLVYLVIFGNAMGGTIVHIPIGVTQEELFKNETPLFAGTVDALAQAHERNKPPLFQVTRYVDEETAKLDLATGRIMAVLVLPPAVAPANPIRIYLDSSEYMIPALIQSGITSVLMQTGVHSEVLIQNIYGKIEYIQFFGVGVIVMAIFMTTMMGGGNALIRDREMGIIEGYLVTPVRRSSIVLGMIASGTVKAFIAGVFVLLIDIFVAGVPVRSATDILMVLAVIFIICLGINSLVISFASRFSNQSAYSSVVAFLNLLLFMTSGAFYPVIGMPDWLRWITVINPEAYAVHALRSIILRGQGLEVMGVDLFALGIFSVAAIIIGITSFRRTLE from the coding sequence ATGATAAGAGGTGCATATGCCATATTTGAGCGGGATATCAGGAAGTTTCTCAGGTCGCCGTTCTTCATCTTTATGACCCTGATCTTTCCCCTGGTATACCTGGTAATATTTGGAAATGCAATGGGCGGAACCATTGTTCACATTCCAATAGGAGTCACCCAGGAGGAACTCTTCAAGAACGAAACACCGCTCTTTGCAGGAACAGTTGATGCACTTGCCCAGGCACATGAACGAAACAAACCGCCACTCTTTCAGGTGACCAGGTATGTTGATGAAGAAACAGCCAAACTAGACCTGGCAACCGGCAGGATCATGGCAGTCCTGGTACTTCCACCTGCAGTAGCTCCTGCAAATCCAATCAGGATTTATCTGGACAGTTCTGAATACATGATTCCTGCCCTGATTCAGTCAGGTATCACATCTGTGCTGATGCAGACCGGTGTACATAGTGAGGTCCTCATCCAGAACATATACGGAAAGATCGAGTATATTCAGTTCTTCGGAGTTGGTGTCATTGTTATGGCCATTTTCATGACCACAATGATGGGCGGGGGCAATGCCCTGATTAGAGACCGGGAGATGGGAATCATTGAAGGGTACCTGGTCACACCGGTCAGGAGATCAAGCATTGTGCTTGGAATGATCGCAAGCGGGACAGTGAAAGCCTTCATTGCCGGAGTTTTTGTGCTTCTCATCGACATCTTTGTTGCAGGAGTGCCGGTGAGGAGTGCTACAGATATCTTGATGGTTCTTGCTGTTATCTTCATCATCTGTCTTGGTATCAACAGCCTTGTTATATCATTTGCTTCACGATTCTCAAACCAGTCAGCTTATAGTTCTGTAGTAGCATTCCTCAACCTGCTTTTGTTTATGACAAGCGGGGCTTTTTATCCGGTTATTGGAATGCCTGACTGGCTCAGGTGGATTACAGTTATTAATCCTGAAGCATACGCTGTTCATGCTCTGCGTAGCATCATCCTCCGGGGTCAGGGACTTGAAGTGATGGGGGTTGATCTTTTTGCCCTTGGGATCTTCTCTGTAGCTGCCATCATTATCGGCATTACAAGCTTTAGAAGGACCCTTGAATAA